The sequence TTCACTGGGGTCTACACGCAGGTCGTAAATTTCAAACGGCGAAGTGTGATCCTTGATGTTGGTACGAATACCCTTGTACCCACCCAACATCAAAACCTGCATTTGCTTGCGACGCCGGCCCTGCTTTCGCGGCTCAAAGTCATCGTAGTTAGGCGTTTTGCCTGACTGGGAATATTCCACGTAGACCGTGCTCGCATCACGATCGCCCGAGTTCGTGACCGTGGGTAGCAGCGTCACGCCGTCGCAAATTGCTGGTGGAGCGACTCCGGCGACGTCCGCGAAAGTGGCCATCCAATCTTGAAACTGGCTGGGTGTCGTGTCGACAGTTTCGGCGGGGATCTTGGTCGGCCACCACGCCAGTGTTGGCACTCGAATGCCACCCTCCCAAGTATCTCGCTTGATCCCGTCAAATGGCCCGTATGATTGAAACGATGTTGGGTCGTACGGGACTGACTGAAGATAGGATTCACTGTGCGGACCATTGTCACTACTGAAGACCACCAACGTGTTTTCGGCAACGCCCAAGTCCTTCAACGTCTGCAGTAAATCGCCAACGCAATCATCAATCCGGCGAACCATGGTCGCGAACCGTTCTTCAGCATCCGACCAACCTTTGCCTGTGTAGTCGTCATGCCGATATGAATCGATTTTTCCCTGAGCGGTGTTGATCATCTGGCCTTCATTTCCAAGCCATTGCAATCCACCGTTCACTCCTTGCCCCTTCGGGAAAGCCATCGTTGGCACCTGGAGTGCCGCATGCGGCGTGTCGTAAGCCAAGTACAAAAAGAATGGTTTGTCTGCTTCGCTCACCTGCTCACCAACCCAGTGTTTGGCGTACGCCGTGAACAGGTCAGTCGAATAGCACTTGTCGAGTTTGGCTGAAATCTCATCGTCGTTATGCCATAGTTCTTTGGGAACTTGGTGCGACTTCGAATTGCCCAACGGATAGTGATTCGCTGGGTAATGCACGTGACCATCCACGTGCCGCACCGCCCCGAAGAAGTCATCGAAGCCCCGCTTCGTTGGATAACCTGCCCATCCTTGAACGCTACCTGGATCTTCCTTCTTCACGCCCTCGGACTTGCCTTGCAGTCCATACTTCCCAACCATCGCGGTCGTGTACCCCGCGGACTTCATTACCGTGCCGAGTGTGTGATTGTCAGGCAACTTCTTGTCGAACTGATTGTCGCGAATCTCGCAATTGCCTTGGTGAACCCCCAACAACAAAGACGCACGACTGGGGGCACACACGGGTGCCGGACAGTAATGGTTACGAAGCTGAGCACCATCCCGCGCCATTTTGTCGAGATTCGGCGTCGAAAACTTCTTGTCGTGCTTGGACTCGTTTTGATGAAAGACACCCAGGTCACCCCATCCCATGTCATCACAAAGAATAAAGATGACATTCGGCTGCTCGTTCGCCTCCGCTTTCAGTGTTGCCGCATGAAGGAGTTGCGAAACGATGACAGCGGCGAGCATCGTCATACGTAGGAAGTGAATCATGTTGAATACCCTTGGTCAGTCGGCAAATTTACGCGGCCTCGCAGGATAGCATAACACCGCTGGGCGAATTGGATGTGATCGCAAACTGACCGATGTCCCGAAAGGGCATCAGGACACCAGCACGATCCAGGCGATCGGCGAATGCCTCACATGAAGCTGGAGCCAATGAAGACGGGTGCGAGAACGATCAAAGAGCGTCTACCGTCCATTGACTTTTGCATCGGGCCTTTTCAACAGCTATATTCATTCGAAAACACCGCAATTTGCCAATGCAAACTTGGCTGCAAGCTGGCTGGCGACCCACCAATCCTGCGGGCTAGCCATCCCCTTCGCCATCCCACCTAACAAAGTCCCCCATGAGTTACCGGAATACCTCGTTAGCACTGTTGGTATTGCTGACACATGGTTTAGGTACTGCGACGAACACAAGTGCCGATGACGTGACCGGCAAATGGCAACTCAACACGCACCGAAAGCAACTCGAAGCCCCCCATCGTGTTGCCAAACAACTTGTATCCACCACCGTCAAGCCGCCCAATCGCTCAACGGACAAAGGTGCCAAGCCAACACCGAAGATTCCGGAATCGCCGCCAGCGAAACCGCGAAACGACATTCACATCAGCGGCATCTACCCGCACCTGACCGCGTACGGTGTCTACAGCCAAAACGGTGCTCACTACAAAACCGGACATAACGAATGTGGCATCGGAGCGATCGTGCCTTGGGCGGATCAACTATGGATGGTCAACTACGCTCCCCATCAACACAGCAGCGAACACAAGCTGTATTCGATTGATAAGAACTTCAACGAGTTAACGGTTCATCCCGAAAGCGTTGGCGGCACGCCGGCGGGCCGGATGATTCACGAAGAGTCCAAGCAATTGCTGATCGCTCACTACTTGATCGACGAGAGCGGCAAGATTCGCGTGATCTCGCCCAAAGACATGCCGATGCGTGTGACCGCAATCGCTCGCCATCTCACCGACCCAGCCAACAGGGTCTATTACATTGACATGGAAGGCAGCATTTGGGAGGCCAATGTTCACACACTCGCCGTTAAGCGACTGTTTAAAAAGCCCGTACCCGGTTGGCACGGGAAAGGCGGCTATACATCGCAAGGTCGATTGGTGGTGACCAACAACGGTGAACTGCAGCATGGCAACTACGACGACTTGGTCGTCGGTGGAAAAGCCAAGCACGAAGAAGAACGCGGCGTGTTGGCCGAATACGATGGCAAGAATTGGAAGATCATCGAACGTCGTCAGTTCACCGATGTCACCGGGCCAAAAGGAATTACCGGCGGTAGCGATGGCGACGATCCGCTCTGGACGATGGGATGGGACCGACGCAGCGTTCGCTTGAAGGTGCTCGACCAAGGCAAATGGTCGACGTATTTGTTGCCCAAGGCCGCGCTTTGCAACGATGCTTTTCATGGTTGGTATACCGAGTGGCCACGAATCCGCGAGATCACCGACGGTCGATGGATGATGGACATGCATGGCATGTTCTTCGATTTCCCGAAAACGTTCTCTTCCACAAACACCGCTGGTTTGAAACCCATCGGAAGCCACCTGCGATACATCCCCGACTTCTGTGCTTGGAATGACAAGCTGGTTTTGGCATCGGATGAAACCAGCATCCAAGGCAACCCGCTGGCTGGGCAACCACAAACCAACCTTTGGATCGGCGATGCGAAAGAGATCAAGGATTGGGGGCCCGCAAGCGGCTACGGTGGCCCGTGGGTCGGCGACGAAGTGACCGCGAACACGCCATCAGATCCGTTCCTGGTCGCTGGTTTTGATCGACGAGTGATTCACCTGGCGGTCGGACAGAAAGTTTCCGACGCAGCGAAATCCATGCGTGTCACTGGTCAGATGCCGA is a genomic window of Neorhodopirellula lusitana containing:
- a CDS encoding sulfatase-like hydrolase/transferase — encoded protein: MIHFLRMTMLAAVIVSQLLHAATLKAEANEQPNVIFILCDDMGWGDLGVFHQNESKHDKKFSTPNLDKMARDGAQLRNHYCPAPVCAPSRASLLLGVHQGNCEIRDNQFDKKLPDNHTLGTVMKSAGYTTAMVGKYGLQGKSEGVKKEDPGSVQGWAGYPTKRGFDDFFGAVRHVDGHVHYPANHYPLGNSKSHQVPKELWHNDDEISAKLDKCYSTDLFTAYAKHWVGEQVSEADKPFFLYLAYDTPHAALQVPTMAFPKGQGVNGGLQWLGNEGQMINTAQGKIDSYRHDDYTGKGWSDAEERFATMVRRIDDCVGDLLQTLKDLGVAENTLVVFSSDNGPHSESYLQSVPYDPTSFQSYGPFDGIKRDTWEGGIRVPTLAWWPTKIPAETVDTTPSQFQDWMATFADVAGVAPPAICDGVTLLPTVTNSGDRDASTVYVEYSQSGKTPNYDDFEPRKQGRRRKQMQVLMLGGYKGIRTNIKDHTSPFEIYDLRVDPSELNDLANSSDAMKELQRQMQSQVLRVRRKNSTAPRPYDGQPIAALPAQPTSPGILVDSRSGDFQYVPNFDSLSSQSGNLRIIQDPGKYVASLDANQLAAVYHFKGYIAVPKTGKVAFQFQSDTPAFVRIHETVLFDNDFHHQADKKRSTQLALEEGNHPIEITILGGTARPNWQLTGALTKQPKTEIVAGKWRMPIGK